The following are from one region of the Corynebacterium hindlerae genome:
- a CDS encoding helix-turn-helix domain-containing protein, producing MANELAASIGAAVKRLRGQRGMSATDLARRAGVSKATLSQLESGTGNPTVSTLDSLAVTLGVPLGDLIERNDVGQDTYVPARDFPDDAPHHHLIHRIPLPGGPEVWVFALPPHTTFSGVPHSAGTVESFFVLSGEVLVRTSAQNHKLSVGDYVSFDGQQPHSYQTEQQAASMLVLLSSAR from the coding sequence ATGGCCAATGAATTAGCGGCGAGCATCGGTGCTGCGGTGAAGCGGTTGCGCGGCCAGCGAGGTATGAGTGCGACTGATCTAGCGCGCCGTGCTGGGGTGAGCAAAGCGACCCTGTCACAACTGGAATCTGGGACCGGCAATCCGACGGTGAGTACGCTCGATTCTTTGGCAGTCACGCTCGGGGTACCGTTGGGCGACCTCATTGAGCGTAACGACGTAGGCCAGGACACCTATGTTCCGGCCCGAGATTTTCCTGATGATGCACCGCACCACCATCTGATTCATCGAATCCCGTTGCCTGGTGGCCCTGAGGTGTGGGTGTTCGCTCTCCCGCCACACACCACGTTCTCTGGGGTGCCTCATTCAGCCGGTACTGTGGAGTCATTCTTTGTTCTCAGTGGTGAGGTGTTGGTGCGCACCTCCGCGCAGAACCATAAGTTGTCGGTTGGTGATTACGTCAGTTTCGATGGGCAACAACCGCATAGTTACCAGACGGAGCAACAAGCTGCCTCAATGTTGGTGCTGTTAAGCTCCGCCCGGTAG
- a CDS encoding YbaK/EbsC family protein gives MLELTPYGAQTVDPSEHYPTSVCELLTRLNARVQLIDPNFSDTAEFAERYHVPLERCLNALLVETKIEGERQPRLVMVPAHRRIGNSGLKRALGGKSSFMPADRALEVTGMQQGAVTPIGLPPEIPIALDSQALTESSYIIGGQDRSLKIEVPKESLQALADIDYQGLYS, from the coding sequence ATGCTCGAACTCACCCCTTACGGCGCTCAGACCGTCGACCCTTCAGAACACTACCCCACCAGCGTGTGCGAGCTCCTCACACGACTCAACGCTCGCGTCCAGCTCATCGATCCGAACTTCTCGGATACCGCTGAGTTCGCCGAACGCTACCACGTTCCACTAGAGCGCTGCCTCAATGCGCTGCTAGTGGAAACCAAAATCGAGGGCGAACGGCAACCACGCCTCGTTATGGTCCCTGCTCACCGCCGCATCGGGAACTCAGGGCTAAAAAGGGCACTGGGAGGAAAGTCCTCCTTCATGCCGGCTGACCGCGCGCTCGAAGTAACCGGCATGCAGCAAGGCGCAGTGACCCCAATCGGATTACCACCCGAAATCCCCATTGCCCTCGACAGCCAAGCACTGACCGAGAGCAGCTACATCATCGGCGGACAAGACCGCAGCCTAAAAATCGAGGTACCGAAAGAATCCTTGCAAGCACTCGCCGACATCGACTACCAGGGGCTCTACAGCTGA